The genomic segment tttctgtccccccccctctttttttctctctgtctctctcgtgaTCCTTGGCCCCTGCAGACGTCAAGCCCTCCAACATCCTGGTGAACTCGCGCGGCGAGATCAAGCTGTGTGACTTCGGCGTGAGCGGCCAGCTCATCGACTCCATGGCCAACTCCTTCGTGGGAACGCGCTCGTACATGTCGGTGAGTCAGCCCTCCCCTCGCCTCGCCCGCTCTGCCGCTGCCCATCCCTGAGCCCGCGGAGGCGGGCACCGACAGCTCTGCCCACTCCTCTGCGCCGAGCGCGACGCTCCTCCCAGGCCCGGCCACTCACATGCTTTCTGCTGGcttctccctccatccctccatccctccctcgaCAGCCGGAGAGACTCCAGGGCACCCACTACTCGGTGCAGTCAGACGTGTGGAGCATGGGCCTGTCGCTGGTGGAGCTGGCCATTGGCCGTTACCCCATCCCCCCGCCGGACGCTAAGGAGCTGGAGGCCATCTTCGGGCGGCCCGTGCTGGACGGAGCAGGCATGGAGGCCCACAGCACGTCGCCGAGGCCCCGCCCCCCTGGACGGCCCATTAGCGGTGAGGACGCCTTGCCGTCCTTCATAGCTTCTCTGGTTTCCACACTGAATTAGGTGTAAAGTTGAGTCCATTTATCACAGAGAAATGGTCTTATCGTGACCATATTGGTGATTAGTGATTGCCAATATTCCAATCTCGATCAACTATTGAACATTCCGTTTTGATTTAAGCAACATTCAGGTGTATTAGTCTGcctctttcacattttcacagcAAAACTGATTCATTTGAAACAAATGTAAACTCTCAGCGGTAGGGTTAGTGGATCTTGGCATGAACATATTTGTGTCCGCTGCGTCCCTGTGATTGTCATGATTACGATCTTTTCTCATTCAAGGTAAAACACCAGTGGTGCTCTCTATAGGGTACCCCACAGAGACCTTCCTATCTTAGAGACTGTTATAGAGACTGGGGCTATAAAATATAAGCTGGTTTAGTTGACTCATGTGAAATTATTTTCCCCAAAGGCCATGGTGTGGACAGCAGGCCAGCCATGGCTATATTTGAGCTACTGGACTACATTGTCAATGAGGTCAGAGAAACTGCTTAGTACACAACTTTGtctcatattttaatatttttttctctctctcaaaggcTCCTCGATCTCACCcctagttttttgttttgttttttttttctctcctctgtccctccattTTTCACAGCCCCCACCCAAGTTGCCGCATGGTTTGTTTACCCCAGACTTCCAGGACTTTGTGACCAAATGGTGAGTCCCATATTCTTATAGCTTCATCTCGCATGGCGGCCGCTCTCCACAGACGATGTTGCACAGGTCGGCTAGCTGCTAGAGCCAgaagtgttttcttttcccttttcgTATTGTCTTAATGTCGCATGTTGGCCTGAAAACTCATacttgtattaaaaaaaaagacgttATTATGTGTCACCTGCTTTAAATGATAAAAGGATGTAGGTTTGGGGTCACGTTCCTCACTGTCCAACGGGATTTTCAGGTTGACTTTGTTTTTagctctttgttttgttttttcttgtttttttttgtttcccccCACAGCCTCATCAAGAACCCTGCGGACAGAGCTGACCTGAAGATGTTGATGGTACTTGTTATTTATTGTCCTTCTCTTGTGACTGTAGCAAACACGCTTACAATCTTCATTTATAGCCCAACCCATTGCCATCCATATAGCGAACACTGTTGGGTTAGTAACGGTAGGACTCCGTTTTAAACGTGCGTGCGGTGTTTCTAAGCCACTCCTCCTCTGTTCCAGGCTCACACATTTATCAAGCGTGCGGAGCTGGAGGATGTGGACTTTGCCGGGTGGCTGTGCAGAACCATGGGTCTGAACCAGCCGAGCACCCCCACGCGCAACGCCGAGTAAAGGCGGAgccgctcccccccccccccccccgctcctctcctcccctctcctcttcactcctctcctctcatctcctctcccctcctctcctctccactcctcttctctcctctcccctcctctccactcccctctccactcccctccactcctcccttctcctctcccctcctctcctcttcactcctctcctctcatctcctctcccctcctctcctcttctctcctctcccctcctctccactcccctctccactcccctccactcctcccttctcctctcccctccactcctctcctctccattccGCTCTCTCTCCGTGCCTCAGTACATACTGCAGGCACTGGATTATGGGTggtgtgtttttcctctctgttgTTGGTTTGCCTGTCCATCCGAATTTTACTTTAAACACTTTACGCTTCGCTACAGCGGGTCACCTAAGTTCTTGGGGGAGTTTCAGGTGTGGCGTACAGCACATGGGTGTATACTGTAAAATGCATATTTCCACTCAAATTTTCAGATACATCCATGAAGTCCTTTGATAATTCACGACTATATCTGCTACGTGGTGAAAACTCTTGCGCTGTAAAACCAAAACGTCAGTTTGGTCAAATAGGGAACGTTCCATTTCAGAAGATGTACGCCTATTCTGGTCTCATTTGCGTCTGAATGGTCTAGACCAAAGAGGGTTACTGTGGATCACACTACGCTTCATCCTGGAGTTTGGGCAGAGTTGGAAGTGTCCATGAGCAGAGCAGAGTGAGTCCATGACGTCAGCATGCTTGCTCTCTGCTGCATGTGCACAGATCTTCAGCTAATCCCCAACCCGAGACATTGCCAGACGATGGCTCTGTTCTACGTTATGTCACGTGGCGTTCGTTAAGCCTTCGTTAAGCGTTCATTAAGCGTTCATTAAGCATTCGTTAAGCATTCACAGCTTCCTGTGCCCTCTGCCGTAAAGCGTGGTAATGAACCCTTccttcagaaaaaaagcaatttgattTGAATATCAGTAATGAAATATGGATGAACTTCCTGGTGTATTAACCTTTCATCAGCTGAAGGAAGGAACTGGTTCTTAAATCTGCAGCAAGAGCTGTAACACTAATGCTAGTCAGGCATGGTGTACTTTCTTCAGAAGgccattacattttttttttttttttaattaaggtGTTTTATTCACAGCTGTGTCTGCTGCTTGAGTTATGTTCATCATCTGAAAGTTCTCTTTTCACGCTGTAACTATTGTTGTTTTAGAATgaaggttttgggttttttttgttttttgttttgtgctttgatgtagttttattttctgaccCCACATAAAGACTGAAGTCAAACCAGAATTGCACTCTACGTTACAGCTGTCCTTTGCATTGGAATATGAACCGTAAGTTCTGTTTAATATGAACTAATAAGCCATTTGCAGAGTACATAACTTACCAAGTTCTTTCAGAAGTGACATGTACTTGCAAGGCGTGATGGCTGGAGTAAAGGAGGATGTAGACTTGGCCCAAGccagtgggtgggtgtggtaaaGCGGGTGTAGCAGTTCGCTGTATGCCTCTGGGGCTCAGACCGGAGACGGTGCTTGGCtggttgttttttcttctgcttcttcttcaaTGTTCAGGGTTTCTCCAAAAAATTCTGAGAGCAAAGAGCATCCCCAAGTGGTCCAGTATCCTTCTGAACTGTCTTAACTGTAGCCGCGATGATCTTAAATCCCGCGTGATGCTTTTGAAAAACAACAATGTATTGCTACTACACACTGGCATTCATCACTGACCAAAATGAATCCATTGccagacgtgtgtgtgaatttttttGTACAGTACCTCTGGTACTGTTTTGCGGTCTTAAAAATagctttcttctgtttttgtttgtttgtttgtttttgtttgtttgttgagaGGTATAGAGAAAAAAGGAAGtcattttatcatttgaaatgtgctgAATACAGTTCTCATAGAAGAATAAAACTTATTTGTGAATGAAAGTTTACATAGTTTCACTCCTGATTCTTGTTATGATTATAGTCAGTTGACATTttagctgctttttaaaaacaaatgtttttttttttgttacggCATTGTGTCATAATTCATTTATGAGAGTGTACTGTGTAAAGGAAGTTTTACAGCCCATCCACATGATTGTTCCAGTTCAGCATCAGGAAAACTCCTGATGGAGTAATCCCAACCTGATGGAGTAACACAAACGTGCACTGGCTGGGACTCCTTCAGGAATGGGTTAGGAAACCCTGACTGTTTTCAGCAGGGGCAGTCAATGAGACCCACAGTCCAGCACACGGCGCAGCCTGGTAGTATCcctgcgcacgcacgcgcgcacacacacacacacacacacacacacacacacacctacctgattcagctcattaGGTAATGACCAGGTAATGACCATGGTGACAGAGCAAGAAAATCTCCAGGCCTCCATAACTGGAGTTGGCCAACCTTGATTTTGAGCGTTTATTTCCTTCTCTGTGTTACTTGGTTCAAAACCACATTATACCCCAGAGAAGCCACAGCTAGACTTGTGGGTTTTTAGGAAccaggaaaatatattttataccCAATACAAGGGTGACTTTACAGTTCACATGTCTGCCTTCATCTATTTCAGTTGCTAAACATAAAACTTTCCAGGGATATTTTACATCATTTGAAATGTACTACTATCacgcattttttttttttttttttttcaaatcagaAACTAAATGAAGCACAGCTTTAGCCAGTTCCACCGTttgacattaatattaatgccaCTTTATCTGAATAGTGTTTTAAAATTCTaacatttgaaagaaatgtaaaagcaaataaaagaagTCCTCTATTCCAAAGGCTCCGTCTGGATGGTCATTAACGTTATTGTTACCGTGCGTCTGCCATGTCGCTGACCTGTGCACAGCTCCCTCtgtgggcagtgtgtgagtttgcatttTGGGGTCCCCTTCCCCAAGGACACGAGCAGTACTCTGCCTCAAAGCTTCTTAAAGGTGGAGTCCGTGTTATGCCTAATCTGCGTAAGATTAAGAAGGTGCGGTAAAATGCTGTGCCCCCGATTGTCTGATTTCTTGCTCAGATTGTGGGCGAGCGGTGGTGGGAGAGGTCACCCTCTGTCCAGGTAGGCATTCAGAGGGTTGGCGTGGTCACAGTGCAAATTGTTGGAATCTTGTTTGCACATCTTTATGAATCACTTTCAAAGTAAGCAATGTGTCGAATTGTTAATCTGgaaaatagtttaaaatttGTGCCTGAGGTATAAATGGGAGGAGTGGCACCTCACACTGAAGACCCTTGAGAGGCAGTGCATTGAGCCGCGTAAGTGAgacagcattgtgtgtgtgtgtgtgtgtgtgtgtgtgtggtggggggtgttgcTGGCAGACCCTGAGTGTTTCGGAATGTGCCAAGGCTTGTTTCTGGGGTGGGACTCCATGACCTCAGGCTgtgggatgggtgggtgtgacTCTGTTCCACAGAGCCACTTCAGAAAGAAAAGGACGGTTACAATCATAATTTTAGCACACACTCTCGCTCACTGTAAATGTCATGCCTGGCTGAATAACTTTGTGAAAACACAGCCAGAGCTTATGGGAAACCTCGCTTGCACTCTGCAACCTGCTTTTATGACAAAAGATTGTTAACACTGTCACATGGTAATATAATTTTACTGTATTCCCCAGAGAGGTGTGGAGGAGACCGGTGAGGAGAATGCTGTTTCtttaagagagggagagggagagagagagggagagagagagggagagagagagagagagacagagaaagggagggacCTCTTTGCCCTCCAGAAACCAGGAAGGGAATTGAGTTGATCTGCTGCTGCCTGTTTAGCGCATACGGAGCTCTGAGGAGCAGGGACAgctaaagagagagactgtgtgtgtgtgtgtgtgtgagggggagagagggagagagagagagagagagagagagcgctccacagaggaggagaggagaggagccaCAACAAGCAGCACCACGGCCATCGCAGGTGAGCTCAGCCCAACACCTCCCACCCGTCACCCTACTGTCTGGCCAGGGCCCGTCGACCAGAGGGAgcaaggagtgagggaggggaacggagagaaagagggagagagagagagagagcgagagagcaagggGGGTTGGGAGGGGGCTGCTAAGTGTTGAGTAGTTGAGTTCCTCGTCTGTGTGCAGCCTAACTCATTCGACTCACCTTGCATGTGTAGGTATTGCTTTGCTGAACTTCGGGGTATTAGCACTTCAGCGTGGCGGGGGAGTTGGAGTTGAAAGTAAAGGAGTGAGGCAGTATGCGAGGAAGGACGAACCAACATTAACACCACGGGACAAGGTAAAGTGGTGTGTCACAGCCTTCGCTTTTGGGTTTGTTGTCGTCGCAGAGAACCGGCTGCAACAAACACCTGGTGTCGGAGCTTTCAGCGCCCCGTATCTCctggacttttatttttatttttgctgtccTTTTCCTGCTGTTTTGGGAAATGTCAGGCTGGCTTAAAAGTCTTATTTAGGTCAAGAGTGCTTACGTTATTTATTCAGGCTAGCGACATGTTAGCATTGTGTTGCGTGGTTTTGACTGGGAGTGCTGggagtttttcattttgtcccGTGTCCTGTCCCTGCTTGATGGCTGGTCCGTACTCTTAATACCTGGCATCCTGCTGGCAACACACCGTAGTGTATAATTCAGCTTTGAGTGCTTACGTTGAACCAGGGCTCCGAGGTGTGGGGGTTGATGAGAGTGGACTTCTTGGGACTTGTAGTTCACAGCAGTGGCCCAGAAACAGATGAAGTAGCTTTCAAGAACTCCACATCCCAGAGTACCTTGCCTTTGGCCATACAGGAAAGGGAACAGCCAGCAGCCTATCCCTGTGGGGAGGTGTGGTGAGTAAGCAGCTGTCAGGCCAATCGCAGAGGGGGAAGTGAAGCCAGAGCAGTGGGCTGAAAATAGAGGGGTGGGGAGCACAAGGGAGAGTTAGTAGGTGTCTGCCTGTGTGGGATCAGGCAAGGGCTTGCCTGTGGATCGGGCCACTTGGAAGTTTCCCGTCTGCAGTTGCTCCAGAGCAGGTTCCTGCCCAGACACGGAGGCAGGCAGGGCAGACTGCCGGCCCACGGAAAGAGACACATTTCTGCCTGGCCGGTAAGCACTCccaccacactctctctctctctctctctctctctctctctctctctctctctccctctctctctctctctccactgcccGGAGTGGAGAAGACAGGCGAGTGGAGGACtagtgagaggacagagggagagaggcactAGGCTTGGCTGAGCAGAGTGCTTGACCCAGTTGCAGGCGGAGATGGGAGACAGGGGCTCGCAGCTCTAAGGTACGGCCCGGAGAGGTCACGTCCCGCTAACTTTAACTTTTGGGGGAATGACTTTTTCTAATGTGCTGCCAATAAGTCTAGAATGTGACCCATTAAAAATGTGCTTCATTGTTcataaatattactttaacCGGTAGGCACAAGCTGGCTGTAGGcaagttctttaaaaaaaaaaaaaaagaaaaaaaaaaaagaagtctgAATCGCAGAGTTGGACGGCATTTCGTGACTTTGCTGGTCCTTGAGTTTTGACACATCTGCTGTGTGTAGAAGAACTGTGCTCACCTCAAGCTCACTGCTAACGTGTGATGAAAAAGTGCCGTTTATTTATGCCACAAAGCGAAATCACCGAACCCTGGACCTGCAGGCGTTCAGTCCCTTCCGCTGGCAGATGTGGTTGGTGTGTTTCTAACCCCTTCCTCATACTTTATATAGTTCAGTCTCGGTGCACATCCCCCTCACTGTTCTCTAACTGAGGGGCTTCGGTAGTGTCTCATGACTTCAGTCAGAGCAACACTGCATGGGTGTCCTGCATATGGAGCCAAGGCTGgaaacatgcgcgcacacacacacacacacacacacattctctctttctctctctctctctctctctctctcgtctctttctctctctttttttttttattcaaggATGTATGCGGATGATTTCCAACCCATACTTGCTCGACTCGTTTTCAC from the Electrophorus electricus isolate fEleEle1 chromosome 26, fEleEle1.pri, whole genome shotgun sequence genome contains:
- the map2k2a gene encoding dual specificity mitogen-activated protein kinase kinase 2a isoform X2, which encodes MAPKRRPGPLNIAPTGEGQASTNIDAASEANLEALQKKLGELEMDEQQRKRLEAFLTQKAQVGELKDDDFDPICELGAGNGGVVHKVRHKPSRLVMARKLIHLEIKPAIRNQIIRELQVLHECNSPYIVGFYGAFYSDGEISICMEHMDGGSLDQVLKEARRIPEEILGKVSIAVLRGLAYLREKHQIMHRDVKPSNILVNSRGEIKLCDFGVSGQLIDSMANSFVGTRSYMSPERLQGTHYSVQSDVWSMGLSLVELAIGRYPIPPPDAKELEAIFGRPVLDGAGMEAHSTSPRPRPPGRPISGHGVDSRPAMAIFELLDYIVNEPPPKLPHGLFTPDFQDFVTKCLIKNPADRADLKMLMAHTFIKRAELEDVDFAGWLCRTMGLNQPSTPTRNAE